Proteins encoded together in one Streptomyces umbrinus window:
- a CDS encoding SpoIIE family protein phosphatase — translation MTGRAEHDTRTPGRLAALLTGITAEAIGAADAFAGGVYLRSSTPGLLRLAVLSGLPGPLFRPWWRLHVDRRFPVADAYRLGVQVVLPDATETMRRYPQFAAGLPFQFGSVYVPVVGGSTVYGVLTLLRPSTSDATTVLPDRDRMAQLAEDLGAALRSLEDGDGSPVAWDDEPLCVRPPAAGPPAAPIGRFTWDPATDVVTADNRLRALLGVAPGASADTPQALADAVAAADSHQILAALRETAAGRPPPLPLHVHAVDGTLRLLELWTPHDTSVPPGGHPVRGIVLDPDIGSAADKAADLLPEGVFCLDRLGLIVYANPRAAELLGRPRSELLGRILWEAVPWMDRPAYEDHLREALLSPHPVHCHVVRPLQDEDKPLADPQGGDWFSLSVFPGPDILTCKLVPANRMADPPPEPAPQPGTNAPADAPLADGSPAAVTSMAPLYRPIILAIALTEAVTAHQVSAVVMQELLPAFGGRRLAIYLLQDRHLYLAWESGFPKGFLAPFDGVRLDTRLPGVETLTTGKPLFFESMHQLTAAYPGIPLDATEGARAFLPLIASGRPVGSCILGFDRPRDFSTEERTVLTALAGLIAHAMEKAHRYDTEAALARGLQQALLPRRLSGHPRVETVGRYLAGTQGMDVGGDWYDVVESGDGLALVIGDVQGHGVQAAATMGQLRSAVRAFALGDHPPDEVLSGTNRLLIDLDPGLFASCCYIRLDPITGLARVARAGHPPPILRYPDGRTHVLDIPGGVVLGVDQHAQYPVTELQLEPGAILALYTDGLVERPGVDIDEGITALRVALARAGSPATRPGGRSLAAVADRLTAKARHVADRPDDIALLLTARRPRGRHR, via the coding sequence ATGACTGGGAGAGCCGAGCACGACACCCGGACGCCCGGACGCCTGGCCGCGCTGCTGACCGGGATCACGGCGGAGGCGATCGGCGCGGCCGACGCCTTCGCGGGAGGCGTGTACCTGCGGTCCAGCACACCCGGGCTGCTGCGGCTGGCCGTGCTCTCGGGGCTGCCCGGGCCGCTGTTCCGCCCCTGGTGGCGCCTGCACGTCGACCGTCGGTTCCCCGTCGCTGACGCCTACCGGCTGGGCGTCCAGGTGGTGCTCCCGGACGCCACGGAGACGATGCGCCGCTACCCCCAGTTCGCGGCGGGCCTGCCGTTCCAGTTCGGGTCCGTGTACGTGCCCGTGGTCGGAGGGTCGACGGTCTACGGCGTACTGACCCTCCTGCGCCCCTCGACGTCGGACGCCACCACGGTGCTGCCCGACCGTGACCGCATGGCTCAACTGGCCGAGGATCTGGGCGCGGCGCTGCGGAGCCTGGAGGACGGCGACGGGTCTCCGGTCGCCTGGGACGACGAACCGCTGTGCGTACGGCCACCGGCGGCCGGGCCCCCTGCCGCGCCCATCGGGCGTTTCACCTGGGATCCGGCAACGGATGTCGTGACCGCCGACAACCGTCTCCGTGCCCTGCTCGGGGTGGCGCCGGGAGCGTCCGCCGACACCCCCCAGGCGCTCGCGGACGCCGTGGCCGCCGCCGACTCCCATCAGATCCTGGCCGCCCTGCGGGAGACGGCCGCGGGCAGACCGCCGCCGCTGCCCCTGCACGTGCACGCCGTCGACGGCACCCTTCGGCTGCTGGAGCTCTGGACCCCGCACGACACGTCCGTACCGCCCGGAGGGCACCCCGTCCGCGGCATCGTGCTCGATCCGGACATCGGCTCGGCGGCCGACAAGGCGGCCGACCTACTCCCGGAGGGCGTGTTCTGCCTCGACCGGCTGGGCCTGATCGTCTACGCGAATCCGCGGGCGGCGGAGCTCCTGGGCCGGCCACGGTCCGAGCTTCTGGGCCGCATCCTGTGGGAGGCGGTGCCATGGATGGACAGGCCCGCCTACGAGGACCACCTTCGGGAAGCCCTGCTGTCACCGCATCCGGTGCACTGCCACGTCGTACGGCCGCTCCAGGACGAGGACAAACCCCTCGCGGATCCCCAGGGAGGTGACTGGTTCTCGCTCTCCGTCTTTCCGGGTCCCGACATCCTGACCTGCAAGCTCGTTCCGGCCAACCGTATGGCGGACCCGCCTCCCGAACCGGCGCCGCAACCCGGGACAAACGCACCGGCCGACGCGCCCCTGGCCGACGGATCCCCGGCCGCGGTCACCTCGATGGCCCCGCTGTACCGCCCGATCATCCTCGCGATCGCGCTGACCGAGGCGGTCACCGCCCACCAGGTGTCCGCGGTCGTGATGCAGGAACTGCTGCCGGCCTTCGGCGGCCGTCGGCTCGCCATCTACCTGCTGCAGGACCGGCATCTGTATCTGGCCTGGGAATCGGGCTTCCCGAAGGGATTCCTCGCGCCGTTCGACGGGGTCCGTCTGGACACCCGGCTGCCCGGCGTGGAGACCCTCACCACCGGTAAGCCGCTCTTCTTCGAGTCGATGCACCAGCTCACAGCCGCCTATCCCGGCATCCCGCTCGACGCCACGGAGGGCGCCCGCGCCTTCCTGCCCCTCATCGCCTCCGGGCGCCCCGTCGGCTCGTGCATCCTGGGCTTCGACCGTCCCCGCGACTTCAGCACCGAGGAACGTACGGTGCTCACCGCCCTCGCCGGGCTGATCGCCCACGCCATGGAGAAGGCACACCGCTACGACACCGAGGCCGCGCTCGCCCGCGGGCTCCAGCAGGCGCTCCTCCCCCGGCGCCTGTCCGGCCACCCGCGGGTGGAGACCGTCGGGCGCTATCTGGCGGGCACCCAGGGAATGGACGTGGGAGGCGACTGGTACGACGTGGTCGAGTCCGGGGACGGTCTGGCGCTGGTCATCGGCGACGTCCAGGGACACGGCGTCCAGGCCGCCGCCACCATGGGTCAACTGCGCAGTGCCGTAAGGGCGTTCGCGCTCGGCGACCATCCGCCCGACGAGGTCCTCAGCGGCACCAACCGGCTCCTGATCGACCTCGATCCCGGCCTGTTCGCCAGTTGCTGCTACATCCGGCTGGACCCCATCACCGGTCTGGCCCGGGTCGCCCGCGCCGGCCATCCGCCGCCGATCCTGCGCTACCCGGACGGCCGTACGCACGTCCTGGACATCCCCGGCGGCGTCGTGCTCGGCGTCGACCAGCACGCCCAGTACCCGGTGACGGAGTTGCAGCTGGAGCCCGGCGCCATCCTCGCGCTCTACACGGACGGTCTGGTCGAACGGCCCGGCGTCGACATCGACGAGGGCATCACCGCTCTGCGGGTGGCCCTGGCCCGGGCCGGTTCCCCCGCTACCCGCCCCGGCGGCCGTTCACTGGCCGCCGTCGCGGACCGCCTCACCGCCAAGGCCCGGCACGTCGCCGACCGCCCCGACGACATAGCGCTGCTGCTGACGGCACGCCGCCCAAGGGGGCGCCACCGCTGA
- a CDS encoding YqjF family protein: protein MLSLVSITSSVPEPITPDAPVALRRPLLTQQWLDLTFVHWAVDPADVAGLLPDGTVPDTVDGVTFVGLVAFRMHKVGWLRLPGVPYLGSFPETNVRLYSVDAHGRRGVVFRSMDASRLVPVVMGRLAFRLPYVWSRMSVRTGEDTVDYTSARRVPGPRGAYSRLVIRPGERITEPTGLEHFLTARWGMHNPFFGDAGFLPNDHPRWPLHRATLVECEENLVESAGLPAPMGEPVSVLYSPGVPVRLGRPIPPPRG, encoded by the coding sequence ATGCTTTCGCTCGTGTCGATCACCTCGTCCGTGCCGGAACCGATCACGCCCGACGCCCCGGTCGCACTCCGTCGCCCCCTGCTCACCCAGCAGTGGCTGGACCTCACCTTCGTGCACTGGGCCGTCGATCCGGCGGACGTGGCGGGGCTGCTGCCGGACGGCACCGTTCCCGACACCGTTGACGGAGTCACCTTCGTGGGGCTGGTCGCGTTCCGGATGCACAAGGTGGGCTGGCTGCGCCTGCCGGGAGTGCCCTACCTCGGCTCCTTCCCGGAGACCAACGTGCGCCTGTACTCGGTGGACGCGCACGGCCGACGCGGTGTGGTCTTCCGCTCCATGGACGCCTCCCGGCTCGTGCCGGTGGTCATGGGGCGGCTCGCGTTCCGGCTGCCGTACGTGTGGTCCCGTATGTCCGTGCGGACCGGTGAGGACACCGTCGACTACACCAGCGCGAGGCGCGTGCCGGGACCGCGTGGGGCGTACAGCCGCCTCGTCATCAGGCCCGGGGAGCGCATAACCGAGCCGACGGGTCTTGAGCACTTCCTGACCGCCCGGTGGGGCATGCACAACCCGTTCTTCGGCGACGCGGGCTTTCTGCCGAACGACCATCCGCGCTGGCCGCTGCACCGGGCGACGCTGGTCGAGTGCGAGGAGAACCTGGTGGAGTCGGCCGGGCTGCCGGCGCCGATGGGTGAACCGGTGAGCGTGCTCTACTCGCCGGGCGTCCCCGTGCGTCTCGGGCGCCCGATTCCTCCACCGCGCGGTTGA
- a CDS encoding DEAD/DEAH box helicase encodes MNRSARTNDGYSKGRKDGFGGSGRGGRARPQSQGRPVTRSGGNGRRPAAPQGEFTPPTTVTPGLPAVTTFGELGLPAELLETLNRLGVTEPFPIQAATLPNSLAGRDVLGRGRTGSGKTLAFGLALLVRLAGRRAEPRKPLAMILVPTRELAQQVTDALTPYARPLKLRLATVVGGMSIGRQAGALRAGAEVVVATPGRLMDLVERKDCRLDRVEITVLDEADQMADMGFMPQVTELLDQVRPDGQRMLFSATLDRNIDLLVRRYLHDPVVHSVDPSAGTVTTMEHHVLYVHGADKHATATEIAARDGRVLMFLDTKHAVDQFTRHLLGSGVKAAALHGGKSQPQRTRTLAQFKDGQVTVLVATNVAARGIHIDDLDLVVNVDPPADHKDYLHRGGRTARAGESGSVVTLVLPNQRRDMTRLMSDARIRPQIIQVRSGEAELSRITGAQAPSGIPVNGSAPVTERPQRGGTPFRGMGTRPGRAGGESRRSAEARQTAEARKAARVRRGA; translated from the coding sequence ATGAACCGTTCAGCTCGCACGAACGATGGTTATTCCAAGGGCCGCAAGGACGGCTTCGGCGGCTCCGGCCGGGGCGGCCGTGCCCGTCCGCAGAGCCAGGGGCGGCCCGTCACCCGGTCGGGTGGCAATGGGCGCCGGCCCGCCGCGCCGCAGGGAGAGTTCACACCGCCGACCACCGTCACCCCGGGCCTCCCCGCGGTCACGACCTTCGGTGAACTGGGCCTGCCCGCCGAGTTGCTGGAGACTCTCAACCGCCTCGGTGTGACCGAGCCGTTCCCGATCCAGGCCGCCACGCTGCCCAACTCCCTCGCGGGCCGTGACGTCCTCGGTCGCGGGCGCACCGGCTCCGGCAAGACGCTCGCCTTCGGCCTGGCACTCCTCGTGCGCCTGGCCGGGCGGCGTGCCGAGCCCCGGAAGCCGCTCGCGATGATCCTCGTTCCCACCCGTGAGCTGGCCCAGCAGGTCACCGACGCGCTGACCCCGTACGCCCGGCCGCTGAAGCTGCGGCTGGCCACCGTCGTCGGCGGTATGTCGATCGGCCGGCAGGCCGGGGCGCTGAGGGCCGGTGCCGAGGTCGTCGTCGCGACCCCGGGCCGTCTCATGGATCTCGTCGAGCGCAAGGACTGCCGCCTGGACCGGGTGGAGATCACCGTGCTGGACGAGGCCGACCAGATGGCAGACATGGGCTTCATGCCCCAGGTCACGGAGCTGCTCGACCAGGTACGGCCCGACGGCCAGCGGATGCTGTTCTCGGCCACCCTGGACCGCAACATCGACCTCCTGGTCCGGCGCTATCTCCACGACCCGGTGGTCCACTCGGTCGACCCTTCGGCGGGCACGGTCACCACGATGGAGCACCACGTGCTGTACGTGCACGGGGCCGACAAGCACGCCACCGCCACGGAGATCGCCGCCCGAGACGGGCGGGTGCTGATGTTCCTGGACACCAAGCACGCCGTGGACCAGTTCACCCGGCACCTGCTGGGCAGCGGGGTGAAGGCCGCGGCGCTGCACGGCGGCAAGTCGCAGCCCCAGCGCACCCGCACGCTGGCCCAGTTCAAGGACGGCCAGGTCACGGTGCTGGTGGCGACCAACGTCGCGGCCCGAGGCATCCACATCGACGACCTCGACCTCGTCGTCAACGTGGACCCGCCCGCCGACCACAAGGACTACCTGCACCGTGGAGGACGTACGGCCCGCGCCGGGGAGTCCGGCAGCGTCGTCACGCTCGTTCTGCCCAATCAGCGCCGCGACATGACGCGCCTGATGTCCGACGCCCGCATCAGGCCGCAGATCATCCAGGTCCGCTCGGGAGAGGCCGAGCTGAGCCGCATCACCGGTGCTCAGGCGCCCTCCGGGATCCCCGTCAACGGAAGTGCGCCGGTCACGGAGCGCCCCCAGCGCGGCGGTACGCCGTTCCGCGGCATGGGCACCCGTCCGGGACGTGCCGGTGGCGAGTCCCGCCGGTCCGCCGAGGCCCGGCAGACGGCCGAGGCGCGTAAGGCCGCCCGGGTCCGTCGCGGCGCGTAG
- a CDS encoding cold-shock protein: protein MATGTVKWFNSEKGFGFIEQEGGGPDVFAHYSNIATQGFRELQEGQKVNFDITQGQKGPQAENITPA, encoded by the coding sequence ATGGCTACTGGAACCGTCAAGTGGTTCAACTCGGAAAAGGGCTTCGGCTTCATCGAGCAGGAGGGCGGCGGCCCCGACGTCTTCGCCCACTACTCGAACATCGCCACCCAGGGCTTTCGTGAGCTCCAGGAGGGCCAGAAGGTGAACTTCGACATCACCCAGGGTCAGAAGGGCCCGCAGGCGGAGAACATCACGCCTGCCTGA